Genomic DNA from Planctomycetia bacterium:
GGTCGAAGTCGACGCCGAGATCGGCTCGCGCGACTGCTTATTCGGGTTGCATGGCTATGCGACAAAAGGCGGCAGTCCGCGGATCAACATTCGTCCGCAAAAACAATCGGTGTTGCGCTAGACCGAAAAACGTGTGCTATGAATCGACGCAAGTCTCGACATGGCAAGGCGCAACACATGACAGTCAAAGTTTCGGCACGAGAATCGCTTTACGAACGAAATCAGGCGGTAGTCGATTGATCCCCACTCAGGTCACATGGATTTCCTAGATGCGCCGCTATCGCCAAAGCCCAACACAACACATCGATTCACCGCTCCACCTTTCACGCCGCAAGTTCGTAGCAGTCGCGGGCGCCGTAGGCGCTGCAATGTTGACCGGCTGCGAGCCGATCGATGCCACGAGCTCGGGTAGCCCAGACGGGGAACTCGGCGCCGTTCCGCCCGGTACGGTCGCCACGGAGGGCCCCGAGGTCACCGACATCAAGATCGGGATGATCGCACTCACGGATTGCTCTCCGTTTGTGATCGCGCACGAGAAGGGCTTCTTCAAGAAGTACGGCATCAACTCCACGGTCAGCAAGGGCGCGAGTTGGGCCGCGATTCGCGATGCGCTGTCGAACGACGACATCCAATGTACGCACATGCTGATCGGCATGCCAATCGCCTCGACGATGGGCTTGCTCGGCGCAGCGAAAAAACCGTTGGTGGCCCCGTGGCTGATCAATCGCAACGGCCAGGCGATCACGCTCAAGTCGGACTTAAAAGGCAAAATCACCGACGACCCCAAGGCGCTCAAGCCATTGGTCGACGCGGCCAAGGCGGCCGGCGCGCCGATGACTTTCGCCATGACGTTTCCGCCCGGCACGCATGCGATGTGGATGCGCTACTATCTCGGGGCAGGGGGGATCAATCCCGACAAAGACGTCTCGCTGGTGACGATTCCGCCGCCGCAAATGATTGCCAACATGAAGGTCGGCAAGATGGACGGCTTTTGCGTGGGCGAACCTTGGAATGCCCGAGCGATTCAGGACGAAATCGGCTTCACGTCGATCACCACGCAAGATATGTGGAAAGACCATCCGGAAAAAGTCTGCGCGTTCACGGAGGAATTCGCCGCCAAGAATCCCCGCACCGTGAAGGTGGTGCTCAAGGCCCTGCACGAAGCCAGCGTCTGGCTCGACGACATGGGCAATCGCCCCGAGCAATGCCAGATCGTCTCAGCGCCGACGTACATTAACTGCCCGGCGGAAACGATCCTGGGTCGCATGCAAGGTGACTACGACTTCGGCGACGGGCGCACCAAAAAAGACCCCAACTACATGATCTTCAGTGAGCGGAACT
This window encodes:
- a CDS encoding CmpA/NrtA family ABC transporter substrate-binding protein — its product is MRRYRQSPTQHIDSPLHLSRRKFVAVAGAVGAAMLTGCEPIDATSSGSPDGELGAVPPGTVATEGPEVTDIKIGMIALTDCSPFVIAHEKGFFKKYGINSTVSKGASWAAIRDALSNDDIQCTHMLIGMPIASTMGLLGAAKKPLVAPWLINRNGQAITLKSDLKGKITDDPKALKPLVDAAKAAGAPMTFAMTFPPGTHAMWMRYYLGAGGINPDKDVSLVTIPPPQMIANMKVGKMDGFCVGEPWNARAIQDEIGFTSITTQDMWKDHPEKVCAFTEEFAAKNPRTVKVVLKALHEASVWLDDMGNRPEQCQIVSAPTYINCPAETILGRMQGDYDFGDGRTKKDPNYMIFSERNCNYPQAKYATWFMTQYRRWGMVDASVDYEGIAKQVMRADLYEEAMKELGYTHGGANMEPETLFDGKVFDPTKPEEYATSFAVHSMV